One Corythoichthys intestinalis isolate RoL2023-P3 chromosome 9, ASM3026506v1, whole genome shotgun sequence DNA window includes the following coding sequences:
- the LOC130922081 gene encoding odorant receptor 131-2-like, with product MLNSSSFSWQNVSSYGPVWAVPKDSFSNALSKNMAAMLVWLALSVINGSMVHTFLRHSVFYDNPRYIMFIAMVINDALQLSLVTALYVLSYIFRKIHASVCCLLIMWAVLTTRSTPLILAGMSVERYLAICFPLHYGQMCTVRRTLLLIAAILTLTATPPVTDLLVSVMREPPGFFQAAIFCDHALLFRHRAIYIKNFVFDGVYLSFVVLTLVFTYCKIMMTARAAASAGLASVTRARNTVMLHGLQLLLCMLAFVVPSLQAALISLFPRLSLEIRYIFFLLVYIIPRFLSPVIYGFRDKLFRKYWTRYMACQKRQHEEEKLRVSEAAHFLSVSVREGPTRLAG from the exons ATGCTAAACTCGTCATCGTTCAGCTGGCAGAACGTCAGTTCCTACGGTCCCGTTTGGGCGGTTCCGAAAGACAGCTTCTCCAACGCGCTGTCCAAGAAcatggcggccatgttggtgtgGCTGGCCCTTAGTGTCATCAACGGCAGTATGGTGCACACCTTCCTCAGGCACAG CGTGTTCTACGACAATCCGCGTTACATCATGTTCATCGCCATGGTGATCAACGACGCGCTTCAGCTGAGTCTGGTGACGGCACTCTACGTGCTGAGTTACATCTTCCGCAAGATCCACGCCTCCGTCTGCTGCCTGCTG ATCATGTGGGCGGTGCTGACGACTCGTTCCACGCCGCTGATTCTGGCGGGGATGTCAGTGGAGCGTTACCTGGCCATCTGCTTCCCACTGCACTACGGGCAGATGTGCACAGTGCGGCGCACATTGCTGCTGATCGCCGCCATCTTGACGCTGACCGCCACGCCGCCTGTCACCGACTTGCTGGTCAGCGTTATGCGGGAGCCGCCCGGTTTTTTCCAGGCCGCCATCTTCTGCGACCACGCACTGCTCTTCCGCCACCGCGCTATCTATATCAAGAACTTCGTCTTCGATGGCGTCTACTTGTCCTTCGTGGTCCTCACCCTGGTCTTCACCTACTGCAAGATCATGATGACGGCCCGCGCCGCCGCCTCCGCTGGGCTAGCCTCCGTCACCCGGGCCCGCAACACCGTCATGCTGCACGGCCTGCAG TTGCTGCTGTGCATGCTGGCCTTCGTCGTTCCGTCGCTACAGGCGGCGCTCATCTCGCTCTTCCCGCGCCTGAGTCTGGAGATCCGCTACATCTTCTTCCTGCTGGTCTACATCATCCCGCGCTTCCTCAGCCCCGTCATCTACGGCTTCCGCGACAAACTCTTCCGCAAGTACTGGACGCGTTACATGGCCTGCCAGAAACGG CAACACGAAGAAGAAAAGCTCCGCGTCTCTGAAGCAGCTCATTTTCTTTCCGTTTCTGTACGTGAAGGTCCAACAAG GTTAGCCGGCTAG
- the LOC130922048 gene encoding cytochrome c oxidase subunit 6C-1: MSLPKPVLRGLLAKRLRFHLPIAFGLSILVAVAFKYTVTEPRKKAYADFYKQYDAVKEFNAMREAGVFHSVRPIGEQPAEE; this comes from the exons ATGTCGCTACCCAAGCCGGTGCTGAGAGGTCTTCTGGCAAAACGGCTGCGCTTTCACCTGCCCATTGCTTTTGGGCTGTCCATCCTGGTAGCCGTCGCCTTCAAG TACACTGTGACGGAACCTCGCAAGAAAGCATACGCAGACTTCTACAAACAGTATGATGCTGTTAAGGAGTTCAACGCCATGCGGGAAGCCGGAGTCTTCCATAGCGTGCGGCCCATCGGAGAGCAGCCCGCTGAAGAGTAA